The proteins below are encoded in one region of Candidatus Polarisedimenticolaceae bacterium:
- a CDS encoding PstS family phosphate ABC transporter substrate-binding protein, protein MKRMLAVTTLTAVALTTPAMAQAVKLDKDIKPYKKTSGISGSLNSIGSDTLNNLMTLWAEGFQKQYPNVKIQIEGKGSSTAPPALISATAQLGPMSRPMKQSEIDEFEKKFGYKPTPVKTSVDGLAVYVHKDNPLAELTLPQVDAVFSKTRKGGFEKDITTWGDLGLTGEWAGKPISLYGRNSASGTYGYFKEHALYKGDYRDSVKEQPGSAAVVQGVTGDKFAMGYSGIGYKTSGVKAMKLASKAGGPYYSDEADNVLSGKYPLSRFLFVYVNRAPNKPIDPLTREFLRYILSKEGQEIVVKDGYLPLPAKVIEDELAKLN, encoded by the coding sequence ATGAAGCGCATGCTCGCCGTGACGACCCTGACGGCCGTCGCCCTGACGACCCCCGCGATGGCGCAGGCGGTCAAGCTCGACAAGGACATCAAGCCCTACAAGAAGACGAGCGGCATCTCCGGAAGCCTGAACTCGATCGGCTCGGACACCTTGAACAACCTCATGACCCTCTGGGCCGAGGGGTTCCAGAAGCAGTACCCGAACGTCAAGATCCAGATCGAGGGGAAGGGCTCCTCGACCGCGCCCCCCGCCCTCATCTCCGCGACCGCGCAGCTCGGCCCGATGAGCCGGCCGATGAAGCAGTCGGAGATCGACGAATTCGAGAAGAAGTTCGGCTACAAGCCGACCCCGGTGAAGACCTCGGTCGACGGCCTCGCCGTGTACGTCCACAAGGACAATCCGCTCGCGGAGCTCACCCTTCCCCAGGTGGACGCCGTCTTCTCCAAGACCCGCAAGGGGGGATTCGAGAAGGACATCACGACCTGGGGAGACCTGGGCCTCACGGGCGAGTGGGCGGGGAAGCCGATCAGCCTCTACGGCCGCAACTCCGCCTCGGGGACCTACGGCTATTTCAAGGAGCATGCGCTGTACAAGGGCGACTACCGGGACTCCGTGAAGGAGCAGCCGGGCTCGGCGGCGGTGGTCCAGGGGGTCACCGGGGACAAGTTCGCGATGGGGTACAGCGGGATCGGGTACAAGACCTCCGGCGTGAAGGCGATGAAGCTCGCGAGCAAGGCCGGCGGGCCCTACTACAGCGACGAGGCCGACAACGTCCTCTCCGGGAAGTACCCGCTCTCCCGGTTCCTCTTCGTCTACGTGAACCGCGCTCCGAACAAGCCGATCGACCCCCTCACCCGCGAGTTCCTGCGGTACATCCTCTCGAAGGAGGGTCAGGAGATCGTCGTCAAGGACGGGTACCTGCCCCTTCCCGCGAAGGTCATCGAAGACGAGCTCGCGAAACTGAACTGA